A DNA window from Limanda limanda chromosome 6, fLimLim1.1, whole genome shotgun sequence contains the following coding sequences:
- the LOC133003990 gene encoding coagulation factor IX — MLPTPTLYFLFLCSDIIHCTVFLDQPSAGQILHSTSSSTRRRRANSFLEEILPGNLERECFEEMCSQEEAAEIFQNQETTLEFWYKYINLNPCGTNPCLNGGICSLDRGHFLCLCPPQFHGKTCQTEALECRFRNGGCLQYCRDQAGGAGVQCGCADGFQLESDGQSCSETVSFPCGRQQGAAWHPGRSLWDNITAETEDHVPLSWDISLNSTESQETNVTSANTTAVRREGRGGGVGTRIVGGSLEKLGKSPWQVLIRRSDGVGFCGGALVSDRWVVSAAHCFQEDADHVTIGDYDKQRPDPGEQQIQILKVYVHPHFHSFTFDSDIALLLLARPVVRAPTALPVCLPDVHLSHYLLRDEQWGVASGWGLTRFMGRSSRFLRKVSLPVVGHQDCRASTDQVITDNMFCAGFLDAGVDACSGDSGGPFVVNYRGTWFLTGVISWGEKCAAQGKYGVYTRVGNFLSWITDVINTQDVNVTTSRESV, encoded by the exons ATGCTGCCGACACCGActctctacttcctgttcctctgctCTGACATCATCCACTgtacag TGTTTCTGGACCAACCTTCAGCAGGTCAGATCCTgcactccacctcctcgtccacCAGGAGGCGTCGAGCCAACTCCTTCCTTGAGGAGATCTTACCTGGAAACCTGGAGAGGGAGTGTTTCGAAGAAATGTGTTCccaggaggaggcggcggaAATCTTTCAGAACCAAGAGACCACG CTGGAGTTCTGGTACAAATACATCA ATCTGAACCCGTGTGGGACCAACCCGTGTCTGAACGGAGGGATCTGCTCTCTGGACCGAGGAcacttcctgtgtctctgtcctcctcaGTTCCATGGAAAGACCTGCCAGACAG aggcGTTGGAGTGTCGCTTTAGAAACGGAGGCTGTTTGCAGTACTGCAGGGACCAGGCAGGGGGCGCTGGAGTTCAGTGTGGCTGCGCTGACGGATTCCAACTGGAGTCGGATGGACAGAGCTGCTCAGAGACCG TGTCGTTCCCCTGCGGtcgccagcagggggcagcgtGGCATCCAGGACGCAGTCTGTGGGACAACATCACCGCAGAGACAGAAGACCACGTCCCACTCAGCTGGGACATCAGCCTGAACTCAACCGAGAGTCAAGAGACCAACGTGACGTCCGCTAACACCACCGccgtgaggagggaggggcgaggcgggggggtggggacaCGCATTGTGGGCGGGTCTCTGGAGAAACTAGGAAAAAGTCCTTGGCAG gtccTGATCCGCAGGTCTGACGGAGTCGGGTTCTGTGGGGGGGCGCTGGTCTCGGACCGATGGGTGGTCTCCGCTGCTCACTGCTTCCAAGAGGACGCAGACCATGTGACTATAG GAGACTATGATAAGCAGCGTCCTGACCCAGGTGAGCAGCAGATCCAGATCCTGAAGGTCTACGTCCATCCTCACTTTCACTCGTTCACCTTCGACAGCGACATCGCTCTGCTGCTCCTCGCTCGCCCGGTGGTCCGAGCCCCCACGGCTCTGCCCGTCTGTCTGCCCGACGTCCACCTGTCTCACTACCTGCTGAGG GACGAGCAGTGGGGGGTGGCGTCGGGCTGGGGTCTCACCCGCTTCATGGGCCGGTCCTCGCGCTTCCTGAGGAAAGTGTCGCTCCCGGTGGTCGGTCACCAGGACTGCAGGGCGTCCACAGATCAG GTGATCACAGACAACATGTTCTGTGCAGGCTTCCTGGACGCCGGCGTGGACGCCTGCAGCGGAGACAGTGGAGGACCGTTCGTGGTTAATTACAGAGGAACCTGGTTTCTGACCGGCGTCATCAGCTGGGGGGAGAAATGTGCCGCCCAGGGGAAATATGGCGTTTACACCCGAGTGGGAAACTTTCTGAGCTGGATCACAGACGTCATAAACACGCAGGACGTCAACGTGACCACGAGCAGAGAGTCTGTGTAa